In the genome of Girardinichthys multiradiatus isolate DD_20200921_A chromosome 7, DD_fGirMul_XY1, whole genome shotgun sequence, one region contains:
- the LOC124871636 gene encoding heat shock 70 kDa protein 12A-like: MKELTSNLEIKAANGRSMKALNVFSESLRFLKEDALRTISSNTGQMKFLASDFTWVLTVPAIWDPSAKQFMRQAATQAGIVTKGTEEQLVITLEPEAASIWCKKLPSDGFITGNDISKSLDQCPGTQYIVVDCGGGTIDITVHKVLEGGALKELHKVSGNNLGGQTVDRKFKKFLNEILPDGVWDEYVKNYPSAVQRIMHDFTFLKQTDKDVQLSCSYSLGSLAKQKSETENFVKSDLGASWDGEFIKISRDKLRSLFDESLEGITQNLKEIFNSGLHIKYILLVGGYAQSQILQHHITDQFGHRCKVLCPFRAQEAIMRGAVEFGRNPKVVVSRKSSYTYGFAVWEKFDPSKHKEEKKCAAKGVEWSRDIFRKLVEEGEDLGSDDTREFLCSPARADQTEMKIRFYSSVKKNPVYVDEWGAEMVGLFPVDTTGGGKAKLEIRFGSTEITATGTNLISGEKQTIKINFMTTDRECLIDDDAEDISAGSITQNVDECILDGADEGT; this comes from the exons ATGAAG GAACTCACCAGTAATCTGGAGATTAAAGCAGCCAATGGAAGGTCTATGAAGGCACTGAACGTTTTCTCAGAATCATTGAGGTTCCTTAAAGAAGATGCCCTGAGAACTATCAGCTCCAACACAGGGCAGATGAAGTTCTTGGCCTCTGACTTCACCTGGGTGCTGACTGTTCCTGCCATCTGGGATCCTTCAGCTAAACAGTTCATGAGACAAGCTGCAACTCAG GCAGGTATTGTAACAAAAGGAACTGAGGAACAACTGGTGATTACATTGGAACCAGAAGCAGCTTCAATCTGGTGTAAGAAGCTTCCATCTGATGGTTTCATCACAGGGAACGACATCAGCAAGTCACTGGATCAGTGTCCAGGGACTCAGTACATTGTTGTTGACTGTGGAG gAGGAACTATTGACATCACTGTTCATAAAGTCCTGGAAGGAGGAGCCCTGAAGGAGCTGCACAAGGTCTCTGGAAATAATCTGGGAGGACAAACTGTGgacagaaaatttaaaaagtttctGAATGAAATATTACCCGATGGGGTCTGGGATGAATATGTAAAAAACTACCCCAGTGCTGTTCAGAGAATTATGCATGACTTTACCTTTCTCAAACAGACTGATAAAGATGTTCAGCTCAGTTGCTCATACTCTCTGGGATCATTAGctaaacaaaaatcagaaacagaaaactttGTTAAATCAGACCTAGGGGCTTCCTGGGATGGTGAATTCATCAAAATCTCAAGAGACAAACTGAGGTCTTTATTTGATGAAAGTCTGGAGGGCATCACCCAGAACCTCAAGGAAATCTTTAACTCTGGTCTTCACATTAAATACATTCTGTTAGTTGGAGGCTACGCTCAGAGCCAGATACTGCAGCACCACATTACTGATCAGTTTGGACACCGGTGTAAAGTTCTGTGTCCTTTCAGAGCTCAGGAAGCAATTATGAGAGGAGCTGTGGAGTTTGGTAGAAATCCAAAGGTTGTGGTTTCTCGAAAAAGTTCCTATACTTATGGATTTGCTGTTTGGGAAAAGTTTGATCCGTCcaaacacaaagaagaaaagaaatgtgCAGCCAAAGGGGTGGAATGGAGTCGAGATATTTTCAGAAAATTGGTGGAAGAAGGTGAAGATCTTGGTTCAGATGATACAAGAGAGTTCCTTTGTTCTCCAGCAAGAGCAGATCAGACAGAGATGAAAATAAGATTCtacagctcagtaaaaaaaaatccagtgtaCGTAGATGAGTGGGGAGCAGAGATGGTTGGTTTATTTCCTGTAGACACAACTGGAGGTGGTAAAGCCAAACTGGAAATCAGGTTTGGCTCAACAGAGATAACAGCTACAGGAACCAACCTGATTAGTGGGGAGAAACAAACAATCAAAATTaacttcatgaccacagacagaGAATGTCTTATTGATGACGATGCAGAAGATATCAGTGCTGGGTCCATCACCCAGAATGTAGATGAATGTATTTTAGATGGTGCTGATGAAGGAACATGA